A genomic segment from Gammaproteobacteria bacterium encodes:
- a CDS encoding transposase — protein sequence MSITAEDRPVGSVGRAADPDPEVPERAKRRSYSARYKLEILAEYEGLDRDAKGALLRREGLYTSLISEWRKQRDRGALEALAAKPGRQPVGPVERENVRLRRRVGRLEEELGTARRVIEVQGKLSALLEQLATDSAPAMGGEAK from the coding sequence ATGTCTATTACTGCAGAGGATCGGCCGGTTGGCTCTGTCGGCCGGGCGGCCGATCCGGATCCTGAGGTCCCGGAGCGGGCAAAGCGCCGGTCGTATTCGGCGAGATACAAGTTGGAGATCCTCGCCGAGTATGAGGGCTTGGATCGTGACGCCAAGGGTGCCCTGTTGCGCAGGGAGGGTTTGTATACGTCGTTGATCTCGGAGTGGCGTAAGCAACGCGACCGGGGTGCGCTCGAGGCGTTGGCTGCGAAACCGGGACGCCAACCGGTCGGTCCGGTCGAGCGGGAGAACGTGCGGCTGCGCCGTCGTGTCGGGCGGCTCGAAGAAGAGTTGGGGACGGCACGTCGGGTGATCGAGGTGCAGGGAAAACTCTCGGCGCTGTTGGAGCAACTCGCCACCGACAGCGCCCCGGCGATGGGAGGCGAGGCGAAGTGA